GTAcagcattataaaaataatatcggaAATTTGATAACAATGTATTCTGTCGCATTTAACTATGAAATATTAAGCAGTTATATCGTTTTTGAAGTatactatttataaattaataaataatttaccatataattattttctcaccTTTGGAAATAATCGTTGATTATtcccttacaaaaaaatattactagctggttagtaataaatacttattttgtgtattaataacactaaaattaagtatttattagtacttgaatcactgtgatccaagtattgcacagtattttattactggccagtaatttatgaaagtagtatttaatacaggacgagtattgaatacttagtattaaatttctgatgagaaagcatttaatactaggtgataaatacttgtgtaataaatacttgtgttgaattaTTGATGAGTATTTTAATGTTAGTACTGAAGTACTGGACCGaggattccatgtgtaataCACATTGgccagtattttaatgttaatactcaagtactgaactgaatattTCATGTGAAATTTATCACTGaccagtactacaatttgtatagaaacattataatgggtaattcctgataatattaaggaagagagataaaagtaatgcacaaatacattttatataaaggtctgtactaattcgtcgtgataaaagtgtacaagttttgaaatagtattgcggatattattcttatatccaattcaaaattttattactttttttaaactgaatttgtttcttaagatgatttttgaaaaattatatatttgcgctggttatgacacatgtagactatatataacacttacatcaaattaagaagtagtctaccacgtaaggcagttggctcacgatccagaggtcccgagttcgaatcccaccaaggtaagtgtgtttttcaaatacgagaaaatatttataattatagactgcatcttaaaaaacaaatttagttataaaatagtaattgaattttgaaaaaaataattttttttataccgggtaaatatcagaaatcaaaatatcggtgagtaattcaatactaagcaccagtagttTTGTGTAtagtattaatcactacctataatatttatcactaccagtatttttccagtatttcccaaataaatattgacagtattaaatcactgagattttaagtatttagtcagtaatacttttctgtaagggtTGCATGCTGCATGCCATTGTTACCGGGTCCATCATGTCTATAAGCTATATTTCCTTCTTGTAAAAGATTTTCCCATGGAGCAGGCAATACTAATTCAGGATCGTTTGCTGGTACTGGATCTCCAGCACGTCGAGCAATATTATGCAACACAGCAGTTGCAATAATAACAAGTAGCACTTTATCCACTTTTTGAAATCGGGACCCAAGTGCTAAAATAGggaatctttttttccatattcCGAATACACGCTCGATGGTATTGCGTGTTCGTATatgtgatttattatatagatgCTCCGCACGAGTTCGTGGATTTTGTAAAGGAGTCATAAAATACGAGCGAACGGCATAACCACCGTCACCTAATAGCAACGAATTTTGAAATGTTCCAGCTTCGAATAAAGCACGTATTCTtgaattgttgaaaattgtaGCATCGTGCACTGATCCTTGCCAACGAGCCACAAGATCGGTTATCTCTAAATTTGCATTGCAGACTGCTTGAACATTTACAGAAAAGTAACCCTTTCTATTCCTAAAATATTCAGCATCGTTTCCAcctgaaataaataactttcaGTTGATCTTTGTTATCaatacatgaaaaaaaataaagttgctTTAATTAAACGCAACGTCACGGGCTGCCACAAACATAAACAGTTAAttcaattggatattatttGAACGAAAACATCAGATAGTTGTTTTAATAATCCAAATATTTGGTTCAAGCAATATCCAATTGAATTAACCGTTCATGATTGTAGCAGCCCGTGACGTAGACGTTTAATCGAAGCAACTGCATTTTTGTCTGTGtagaaatttttgtaaaacataaatcaagataaaatataaatctaattaatcTATTCATTACAaaccaaaaataattaataagaaataacatTTCGAGAGATGTAAAaccttttgtataaaacaatGAAGGTATATGAGGTATATAGTGTATGAAAAAACACATGTTTTACTGATTgagataaattacaaattatacataacatgtaaaaaaattgtttttagatttattgTAGGATATCATacataacaaaattatcaaatttaatctgtaaaaaatttattttttaatatataatttaaagaataattcgTGTATATGTGTGCGTGTTACGcctatacaaaaatatacgcTAATAGTTTTATTGTtaacatatttctttcaaaagtTGAATATTACTCACCAAATGACTGTACTTTTATGTGAGTGCAATCTATGCAACCTATTACTCTTGGGAATCGTGCAATATCAAAAAACTTCATttgttctctctttatttccTCGGCAAGCATAGGAAACTTTATATATCTTGGTCGAAGACGAGCAATAGCAGCAGTCACCCGATGAATGATTCTGTGAGAACTTGTTTTGCTCACTCCAGAATAATCTCCTGCTGATAATAAATGACTCCCAGTTGCATAAAACCTTAATGTCAGAAGAAGCTGCTTCATTGGAGATATAACATTGTTTCtggcaaaaaaatttttattatttgtattaatcgTGTTAGCTCTTGCTTATTTCATATCCAGTAAACACCAAGCAATAGTAACATTGCAATGTTTTCACTGCacaatttaaatacaataataatacatgtgttatatttatgttGACGTTTACTGGATAGTGATCTGAATGTGTGttaaacatttatacaaaatattgtgCACTTGAACATTTCAgcagaattataaatttattaataataatgatcaattattttacattattgatTTGATTAatgttgttttataataactgatttttatgttattgcTACTCTGTtctattatagaatataatctGTCAAAGTAAtaatccaatattttaaatcaactTTATCAACTTACtgttcaattttataagaaatttccTGCTCAATTTCTGCTAGTACTGCAGTAACAGATTCCTTACTCAAACGAAATCGCGCATGAAAATCAATGTCGTCGTATTCTTCAAAGTATAATGGTCTTCTTCTTATAACTTTCGGACGTcgatacattatattttcaaactcTTCATCTTCAGatgaagataatatatatgctagttccatatttctttaacaaattaagttctcactttttgtttatattaattatttttaagcaatAAATGGAAATACTGTAACAATTCACCATAACCTGTACGCAACAAACTTTGACGTTGATCGGCGCTGCACTAGTAAACCTCGTTTATATTTACTAAACGCCCAAAATTCGGCGTTCAACTTTAACCGTAGGAAATCGACGTTAACCGAAGTTTATGGTAGTTGTGGAATGCAACATTTCCTTTAAACTAGGTTTAACGATTAAACGTAGTTTAAAGTTAAGTTGTGGAACCGGGCCTTAAAGCAAGGAACTTGTGTGGGACAATTTCCCTGAAtccgaaaaaataaaattaaattaaaataaaatttcacgcaTTTATTTACTGCGTTGAACTCTTGgacaaattgtaaattgtactCTCTTGctgaattatacatttttaactttctaacttttttaatgcttatttatgttaatgtttgttttcagataaatttctcttaacaatttatttctttcttctttcaattGATTTGCCTTTATTAGTTGTTCCTCtatatttttcactaattGTTCATATGTATTTCTCATTGCTTTATATTCCGTTACTAACTGTGTttgtatttcattttttatctccTTTTCATGTTGAATATCGCTTAAAAGTTTTTCGATCGTTTTGTGAAAATTTTCTGTAACTCTTGTCGTTCTAACCGTTTGTTTTCTGTGCGTACTATGTGACAATGTCtgcaatacatatatgttctacagattacattaatattagttATATCAATAGAGAGGATGTATAGCACACTTACTTGATTTGAACAATCATTTTCAGTGTGGCTTGCATTTATTTCCGATGTAGTGttccttgaatttgatgttgATTCTACATTTACAtctgtatttaaattatctcCATTTTGATTATTCATATCACAGGTATTAGCTCtgtaatatgtatacaatggataaataaaacagttatGTCTTAtcattaaag
The window above is part of the Temnothorax longispinosus isolate EJ_2023e chromosome 8, Tlon_JGU_v1, whole genome shotgun sequence genome. Proteins encoded here:
- the LOC139817650 gene encoding putative nuclease HARBI1, whose amino-acid sequence is MELAYILSSSEDEEFENIMYRRPKVIRRRPLYFEEYDDIDFHARFRLSKESVTAVLAEIEQEISYKIEQNNVISPMKQLLLTLRFYATGSHLLSAGDYSGVSKTSSHRIIHRVTAAIARLRPRYIKFPMLAEEIKREQMKFFDIARFPRVIGCIDCTHIKVQSFGGNDAEYFRNRKGYFSVNVQAVCNANLEITDLVARWQGSVHDATIFNNSRIRALFEAGTFQNSLLLGDGGYAVRSYFMTPLQNPRTRAEHLYNKSHIRTRNTIERVFGIWKKRFPILALGSRFQKVDKVLLVIIATAVLHNIARRAGDPVPANDPELVLPAPWENLLQEGNIAYRHDGPGNNGMQHATLTEKYY